The Methanobacterium formicicum DSM 3637 nucleotide sequence GATTACATTATCAAATCAGTACAGATATGCACATTTCATATCAAGAGTTCTCTTAGAGTCATAGAGTGTAATTAATGTATTAAAATGGATACTAAAAAATAAAGTATAAAAAGTGGTTAAAATGAAAGTAATAGGATTTACCGGAAGTCCAAGAAGTGAAAGTAACACTGAAATTCTTGTTGAAGAAATGCTTAAAGGATCATCGGATACTGGAGCCCAGACAAAGATATTCAACTTGACTGATATGAATATAGTCCCATGTAAGGCATGTATGCATTGTAAAGTTAATGAAGGTGTATGTGCTACAGATGATGATATGCAGGAGATTTACAAAGAATTAAAAGAAGCAGATGCTTTTATAGTAGGTTCACCTCTTTACTTTGGAGAGATGTCCGCCCAAACAAAACCATTCATAGACAGGCTTTTTGCTTTTTATATACCTGATTCTGAAGTAAACAGTAAAAAAAATATGGCATTTGTATTTTCACAAGGAAACCCTGATGAAGACACGTTTTCTGAATATTATAACTACATGAAAACGATTTTTGAAATGGCGTATAACGTGGTTGATGTTTTGGTTTCCTGTGGAAATCAACTACCCGGTGATGTTAAAAATAAAACCGATGTCCTTGAAAATGCCAGGAATATAGGTAAAAAGATAGTTGAATCAAATTAAAGTTCAACTTATTGGTTATATCAAACCAAACTATTTTTTTAGAGAATATTGACACGTTTTTATGAGATAGATATAGTTTTAAAAACTGTTTTATCTGCCAATTGTAAAAATAATATCATTATTTAAATTTAAGTAATATGGAATGGTTTTTTTTAAATTATTCAATGAACTTATAACTATTCCAAAGATTCCTGAATCCGATCTACAATACACACCCGGTTCCATCCCACAACACCGCTGGCAATTCTCTCCAGCTCCTCAGGAACATCTTCCAATCCATAAGGGCGTATTAAAACAAGGGGTTTTCCGAGTTTTTGGGCTATATTTACCTGTTTTTGGATTAAATCATGGTGCTTGGAGTAAAGGCCGGTTAATATGATCACCACCTCGGCTGGTTCAATTTGTTGTTTTAACTCTTCCAGACTGTTTTCTCCAGGAACACCATGATCCTCCCATTCAAAGTCATGTGCTTCAATAAGTTTCTGGATAAAGGTGAGGTATTCTTCATCACCTTCTCCATTATGGCTGATAAACAAATGATAAATTTTCAGTTCTTCTTCAAACATTTCCACCACACACCTTTGTGTTGAAGTTAAAACAGGGTTTATAATGATCCATTAGATTATATTAATCATTAAACTACATGGGATTTAAATTTAATTTTAATCGTTCTTTAACTTTTCAATCAATATTTGCTTTTTATTTTCATCCTGAAGCCAGATTTTAACTTCCTTCCAGACCAGGTTGCACTTATCTTCGGCTTTCATTCCTATGATCTTTCGAATGGAAAGGTCAACTTCTTTACGATCTTTTTTATCTTCCGGATGTAAATCTGCTTCGGTTAAAACATCCTTCATATACCTAAGATAACAGCTCATGATCATCACTCCTTAAACTCTATCTTTCCTCACTATGAGTAGTATTACACAGTATCCTTTTTAGAGCATCTACCATAACTCCAATATAAATATAATTAATATTAATAATAATTAAATAAAAATATTGAATAACGAAGGAGTTACTTCAATGGAAAAACTGAGTAAAATTCTTGCAGTATTGTTAATTATTGTGTCAGCATCCTTTGCTTATGTTTTAATTTTTGGATTATCTTTTGAAGGTAGTGAAACTGATTTCTATGTAACTCCAGTCACTGGAGATGAAAACATCTCCACCTATAAATATTCATGCTCTGAACTTAACGTATCAACAATATTTGATTATAATGCTTTAAATGGCCAAATGGTAAAAGTAACAGGTCAAATATTTAATAAAACAGAATATTTTCAATTTAACAAAACACGAACCAGTCTAATAATCAAAGTTCCTGAGATTTCAAATCCTTATCCTGCACCTTACATTCTTGCTTCATACACGGGTACCATACCTTATAATATAAACGATACAATAACCGTTTACGGAGAATACTCCTACCCTGCCTGTGTTGATTCACCACCAGAATTAGCTAAAATAGGCTTAATAGACATAAGAGCAGGATACATTGAAAAAATGTAAATAAAACATGGGTAGTTTTTTCGCATTTTAGTGTAATCTTGAAGATAAATTTAATGAATACTAGAATAATAATTATGTGATAAGTTTATCACATTTATATCAAAACAAGCTCTAAATGTTGTACATTTAATACAATTGGTACTTCTAATAGTTTTAATGGAATATTCAAGCTTAATGGAATAAACAATATGTTCCAATAGAATGGTAATTAAATAATTAAAGCCAATATTAAATTATATAGTTATTGATATAGCTATTGCAAATGTTAATTGTGTAATTAGTGTTATACTAGTAATCAGTGTTATATCTACGTAATTAGTAGTATATCTTGTGAGAATGGTAAAATGAAAGATAATTTTCAAGTGGCACTGTGCCAGATGAAGGTAGTGGCAGATAAAAGTGAGAATATTGCCCGGGCAATTTCCATGATCCATGAAGCTGCCCCTAACTCGGATTTGGTGATATTGCCTGAAATGTGGAATTGTCCTTACCAGACTTCGCTCTTCCCAGAATATGCTGAGGAAAGAGGAAACAGTCCCACCTTAGATGCCATTTCTAAATCTGCGAAGGATGATGGTGTTTATATTGTGGCGGGTTCCATTCCTGAAAAACAAGATGGTAATATTTACAATTCCTGTTTTATTTTCAATCCCCAGGGTGAAATTATAGGAACACACCGTAAAGTTCATCTTTTTGATATTGACGTACCAGGAGAAATCAGTTTCAAGGAATCAGAAACCCTCACAGCAGGTAACCAGATCACAGTAGTGGACACGCCACTTTGCAAAATAGGAATATGTATCTGTTATGATGTGCGTTTTCCCGAATTATTACGGTTAATGGTTCTGGAAGGGGCTGAGTTAATTGTTGTTCCAGGGGCATTCAACCTTACCACTGGACCTGCTCATTGGAAACCATTAATTCAGGTGAGGGCAGTTGATAATCAGGTTTTCATGGCTGCAGCATCACCGGCCCGGGACCCTGATGCTTCCTATGTGGCCTATGGACATTCCATGGTATGTGATCCATGGGGAACAATCCTAAAAGAAGCAAGAACAGGTGAACAAATAATATATGCCACAATTAACCGGGAAATGATTCCGAAAATTCGCCAGGAACTTCCACTTCTTCTCAACCGGCGATCAGACATCTATCAATTAAAGAAAAAATGAGTATGGACTTTATTTAGATGTAAAGTAACTTATTTTAATGTGGGGATTCCATATTTAATTTGA carries:
- a CDS encoding flavodoxin family protein, giving the protein MKVIGFTGSPRSESNTEILVEEMLKGSSDTGAQTKIFNLTDMNIVPCKACMHCKVNEGVCATDDDMQEIYKELKEADAFIVGSPLYFGEMSAQTKPFIDRLFAFYIPDSEVNSKKNMAFVFSQGNPDEDTFSEYYNYMKTIFEMAYNVVDVLVSCGNQLPGDVKNKTDVLENARNIGKKIVESN
- a CDS encoding TIR domain-containing protein → MFEEELKIYHLFISHNGEGDEEYLTFIQKLIEAHDFEWEDHGVPGENSLEELKQQIEPAEVVIILTGLYSKHHDLIQKQVNIAQKLGKPLVLIRPYGLEDVPEELERIASGVVGWNRVCIVDRIQESLE
- a CDS encoding carbon-nitrogen hydrolase family protein; this encodes MKDNFQVALCQMKVVADKSENIARAISMIHEAAPNSDLVILPEMWNCPYQTSLFPEYAEERGNSPTLDAISKSAKDDGVYIVAGSIPEKQDGNIYNSCFIFNPQGEIIGTHRKVHLFDIDVPGEISFKESETLTAGNQITVVDTPLCKIGICICYDVRFPELLRLMVLEGAELIVVPGAFNLTTGPAHWKPLIQVRAVDNQVFMAAASPARDPDASYVAYGHSMVCDPWGTILKEARTGEQIIYATINREMIPKIRQELPLLLNRRSDIYQLKKK